Part of the Cereibacter sphaeroides 2.4.1 genome, CGCTCCGGCGCGGGCAAATCCACGCTCCTTCGCATGGTCAACGGGCTCGAGCGCCCGACCGGCGGCCGGGTGCTCGTGGGCGGGCGGGACGTGGGGGCCGCGGACGGCGCCGAGCTGCGCGAGATCCGCCGCGAGGTCGGCATGATCTTCCAGCATTTCAACCTGCTCGCCTCGCGCACCGTCTTCGGCAATGTGGCGCTGCCCCTCGAGATTGCAGGCCGCCCCTCTTCCGAGATCCGGACCCGTGTGGCCGACCTGATCGCGCGGGTGGGTCTCGAAGCTCTGGCAGACCGCTACCCCGCCGAGCTCTCGGGTGGGCAGAAGCAGCGCGTCGGCATCGCGCGCGCCCTGGCCACCGGGCCGAAGGTGCTCCTGTCGGACGAGGCGACCTCGGCGCTCGATCCCGAGACGACGCAGACGGTGCTGCGCCTTCTCGCCGACATCAACCGTGACCTCGGCCTCACGATCCTGCTCATCACCCACGAGATGGGCGTCGTGCGCGACATCGCGACCCACATGGCGGTGATCGACGGCGGGCGCATCGTCGAGGCGGGCCCCACCTATGACATCTTCGTGCGCCCCGAGCATCCGACGACCCGTTCCTTCCTGTCGGGCGTGACCGGCGTGACGCTCCCCGCCTTCGTGGCGAGCCGCCTGCGCCCTGCCCCGCCCGAGGGTCCGTCGCAGGAGGTCATCCGCATCACCTTCGCCGGACGCCACGCCACCGATCCGATGCTGGCGCGCCTGACGGGCGAACTCGGGATCGCGGTCAACATCCTTGCGGGCGCCATCGAGGAGATCGGGCCGCATCCGTTCGGAAACCTGCTCGTCTCGGTCGAGACGCCGCGCGGGGCCGAAGCGCGGGCCTATCTCGAACGCCATCAGCTGCTGACGGAGGTGCTGGGCTATGTGGGCTAACCTGACCCCCCTCCTTCTCGAAGCCACGCTTCAGACGCTCTACATGGTCGCCGTATCGGGCGTGCTCGGCACCGCCTTCGGCCTGCCTCTGGGCGTTTTCCTCGCCACCTCGCAGCGCGGCGAGCTTCTGTCTGCGCCGCTCGTGAACAAGGTGCTGGGGCTCGTGGTGAATGCGACGCGCTCGGTGCCCTTCATCATCCTCGTCGTGGCGATCATCCCCTTCACCCGCGCGCTGGCCGGCACCTCGATCGGCACCACGGCCGCGATCGTGCCGCTGACGGTGGCGGCCATCCCCTTCATCGCCCGGCTGGTCGAGAATGCGATCCGCGAGGTCGACAGCGGGCTGATCGAGGCCGCCCGCGCCATGGGGGCCACGCCCTTCCAGATCATCCGCAAGGTGCTGATCCCCGAGGCGCTGCCCGGGATCGCGCTAGGGCTTACGCTCGCGCTGGTCAGCCTCATCGGCTATTCCGCCATGGTGGGGGCCGTCGGCGGCGAGGGCCTGGGCGATCTCGGCATCCGCTACGGCTACCAGCGGTTCATGCCCGAGGTCATGGCGGCCGTGGTGGTGATCCTCGTCGTGCTCGTCCAGCTCGTCCAATCGGTCGGCGAGGGCATCGCCCGTGCCGTCGACCGGCGCGCGCCGCGCAACCGCGGCCGCTGATCCCTGCCTCCCACAGAAGGAACATCTCATGCTGCGCATGACCACCCTCGCCTCCGCGCTCGCCCTGATCGCCGGCGGCGCCCTCGCCGAAGAGATCAAGGTCGGTGTCTCGCCGGGCGAGCACGCCGAGATCATGGAAGAGGTCGCCAAGATCGCAGCCCCCAAGGGGCTCGAGATCGACGTGATCGAATTCTCGGACTATGTGGTGCCGAACCAGGCGCTGGCCGATGGCGACATCCAGGCCAACTCCTTCCAGCACCAACCATATCTCGACAATCAGGTGAAGGACCGCGGCTTCGATCTGGTGCCGGTCGCAACCACGATCACCACGCCGATGGGGCTCTATTCCTCGAAGATCGAGAGCCTCGACGACCTGCCCGAGGGCGCTCAGGTCGGCATCCCGAACGATCCCACCAACGGCGGGCGCGCGCTCCTCGTGCTGCAGGATCTGGGCCAGATCAAGCTGGCAGAGGGCACGGGCCTCACGCCCTCCGTTCTCGACGTGACGGAGAACCCGAAGGGCATCAAGTTTCAGGAACTCGATGCGGCGCAGCTTCCGCGCTCGCTGGCCGATCTCGACGCGGCGCTCATCAACACCAACTACGCGCTGGCCTCGGGGCTGAACCCCAAGACCGACGCGATCGCGACCGAGAAGGCCGACAGCCCCTACGTCAACATCATCGTGGTGCGGAACGGCGATCAGGAGCAGCCCTGGGTCAAGACGCTGGTCGAGGCCTATCACTCGCCCGAGCTGAAGGCCTTCATCGACGAGAAATATCAGGGCTCGGTCATCACCTCCTGGTGACATTCGGCGGGCGGAGCCACACGCTCCGCCCCTTTTTTCCTCGGCCCCGAGCGGCCCACAGGTGACGCGACCGCTCGAGGCCCCAGGCGGCTTCCTGAAAGCCCGGTGGATCCCGCGCTTCCCCTGAGCCTTTCGACACCGCCACCGGCACCACAGACAGCCGGATCGGCCGATTTCGGAACCGGAAGGCCGGTTTCGGTGCTTTCCCTGTCGAACACTCAATTGTGAGGCAGACATGGAACAGCCGAGGCTCGCCCCCCCGTCCCTGCCGCTTGCCCTCGTGCCGGTGGTTCTGACGCTCGCCCTTCTCGCCCTTCAGCTCTTCTATTTCGGCGATTTCACCCCGCATATACCGCTGGTCATCGGGCTCGCGATCACGGGGCTCGTGGGGGTGCTGCGCGGTCAGAAGTGGCTCGACATCCGCGAGGGCGTCTTCCACGTCATCCATGTCTCGATGCCGTCGCTCTCCGTGCTGATCGTGGTCGGGATGATCATCGGCGTCTGGATCGCCTCGGGCACGGTGCCGACGCTGATCTACTACGGGCTCACGCTGCTCAATCCGTCGATCTTCCTTGCGGCGGCCATGATCCTCTGCTCGGTCGTCTCGCTCTCGCTCGGCACCAGCTGGGGCACGGTCGGCACCGTGGGCCTCGCGCTGATGGGCATCGGGGCGGGTTTCGGGATCCCGCCCTACTGGACGGCAGGCGCCGTCGTCTCGGGCGCCTTCTTCGGTGACAAGATTTCGCCCCTGTCGGACACGACGAACCTCGCGCCTGCCGTGACCGGGGTGAACATCTTCGACCATATCCGCAACATGCTGCCCACGACGGTGCCGGCGATGCTGATCGCGCTCACGGCCTATCTGGTCGCGGGCTACGCGCTGATCGAGCCGCACGAGGCCTCCTTCGGCGCCATCGAGCGGATCACGCAGGAGCTCGACGCGCGGTTCGAGCTCGGCCTGATCCCGCTCCTGCCTGCCCTCGTCGTCGTCGTGCTCGCGCTGATGCGCCAGCCGCCGCTGCCGTCCCTGTTCGCGGGCGTGCTGGTGGGCGCGCTGATCGCCCTCTTCCTTCAAGGCGCAGGCCTCCACCAGGTCTTCACCTACGCGCAGTCGGGCTATGCCATCGAGACCGGCGTGGCCGAGATCGACACGCTGCTGAACTCGGGCGGCATCCAGTCGATGATGTGGACGATCTCGCTCATGCTGATCGCGCTCGGCTTCGGCGGCGCGCTGGAGCGCACCGGCTGCCTCGAGGCGATCATCACCGCGATCATCTCGCGGGTGAAGACCTTCGCCGCCGTCCAGAGTTCGGCCATCGCCACCGCCTTCGCCACGAACATGGTCGCGGGCGACCCCTACATCTCCATCGCGCTGCCGGGGCGCATGTATTCGCCGCTCTACCGCGGCATGGGCTATTCGACGCTGAACCTCAGCCGCGCCGTCGAGGAAGGCGGCACCCTGATGAGCCCGCTGATCCCCTGGAACGCGGGCGGCGCCTTCGTGATCTCGGCGCTGGGACTCGGGATCATGTCGGGCAACATCCAGAACCTCCTCTATATCCCCCTCGCCTTCGCCTGCTGGACGGCGCCCCTGATCGGCATCTTCTACGCCTTCACCGGCCTCTTCTCGCCGCGGGCGACCGACGACGAGCGGGCGGGCTGGGAGAAGACGGACGAGGATGTGATGGATCTGGAGGATCATGCGCTCTCGGACAGCGGCGCGTGACGGCCGCCGTGAGGTGCCGAGCCGCCTCCCGGTCGGCCCGGCGCGCGAGCCGTCAGACTGCCCGGTGAGGGGGCCAGCGGCGAGGCCCACGAGGAAGGCCCAGGTCTCGGACGCCTGTGCCCCGAGTCCCAGCACGCGCGAGTAGGTGGCCTGATGGGCGCTGAGTTCGGGGAGGATGCGCAGGAAGACATAGCCGGCAGCCACGCCCCCCGCCGCCGCAAGCCAGATGCTGCGGGGAAGGCGCCCCAGAGAACCGAGGCAGCCGATGAGGCCGATGCCTGCGACGAGAAAAGCGGCGATCAGGATCATGCGGATCAATCGCCCCGCCGGTCCGCCGGGCGATCAGCGCGAGGGAAAGCCAGTGACCTCGACCTTGACGGATCGGGCGGCGATCCATCCAAGTTCTGGCGACTTGAGCCATCAGGCAGAACGGGAGGCGACATCCTCCGCGTGAGGGCGAAAGCCCCCGGCTCTTTCCCTGCCCCTACCCTCGAGCGCGCGGCCTACCGCCGCCGACATCGAACCTCCACGAAAGCGAAGGTCGGCACCGCACCCGACCTGAGGCCTGCACTCCCGGACGCGCTCTCTGATGCCGCTTGAGGCAGCAACACGAATGAGCGGGCGCGGGCACCAGACGGTGGCGATGAACGCGACAGAGGCATGAGCGGCGCGGCAGAAGGCTCGCACACGGTCCGCAGATGAGTCGCAAACGGAGCGGACCCAAAGGGGGAAGGTCGGAACGGCTGCCGGAACTCGAACGGCTCCACCAGCTTTGCGGTTGAAAATGTCAGTGAAGTCATGGAGGCGGGTACCGGAATCGAACCGGTCTTCACGGATTTGCAATCCGGTTAATTCCATTGAAAATAAAGAGCCGACCTGTAAACGCACCGCGTTTGTTCACGACGAACAATCAAGCACTTATGAGGCGTCTGTAAACGCGGAAGTCGACCAATCCGCAAAGAAAAACCCCGACGCGCTGGCGGGCGCAGTCGGGGCGGATAGTGAGGGTGCCACCGGTCAGGAAGGCAATCCCGAGGCAGAATGCTACCCGAACCGTGGCCTTCGCGCAATTGCCCTCTATCGGGCTATCTGGGCCGCCCATCCGCACGACGCTGCCGACATCATGACGGAAGAGTTGTTGCGTCTCTCGGCGGGCACCCCTCCCCATGACGTGTTCGGCCGGGTGCGCGAGGACGCCCGGTGGTGGGCCGCCGTCGCCTCTCCGGTCGAGCTGGTGGAGTACATGGCGGCCGCCATGCGCGCCATCCTCGGCGGGCGGACGGCGCTCTGCCTCGACCAGCGCAAGCGCCTGATGGTCGAGACGTGGCACTCCCTGCCCGACGCGGAGAAGCAAGCCTTCCTCGACCGCGTTGCCCCTCACGCGGAGGAGGGCCGCCGCCGTGGATGATCCATTTGCCAGCCTCGAGCCTCTCGCCGTCGCGCCCTCTGGTCCGGAGGGGGTCCGCGCGCAGTTCGATCAAATGGAGGATATCCCGCCGCCTCGGCCGCGCCAGCCGCCGCCTGCGCAGGAAGATCCTGTTGAGATCGAGGTGACTGAGGATGGCGTTGCCCGCGCCTTCACCGAAAAGTACGGCGGCACTCTCCGCTTCGATCACGACGCGGGCCGGTGGTATCACTGGCAGGAAGACCATTGGCAAGCCGACACGACTTCGCGCGCCTTCGAATACTGCCGCCGCCTCGCCCGCCTCGCATCGGAGGGGGCGAAGCACTCGCTCCTCTCGACGGCACGCAAGGCATCGTTCGCGGGCGGCGTCGAGCGCTTGGCGCGGGCCGATCCGGCGCACGCGGTGACGCAGGAGGCATGGGATCGGGACCCGTGGCTCGTCGCCTGTCCGGGTGAGACGGTAGACCTGCGCACCGGGCGGAGCGCCGTGCCTCGCCCCGAGGACGGCATCACGCGCAGGGTGGCCGTAGCGCCCGCTGCGCAGGAGACGTGCCCGACGTGGTGGCAGTTCCTAGAGGATGCGACCGGCGCCGACTCGAGTGTCATGCGGTTCCTGCAGCAGTGGGCGGGCTACAGCCTGACCGGCATCACGCGGGAGCACACGCTGGTGTTTCTCTATGGCGACGGCGGCAACGGGAAGTCGGTGTTCATCAACACGCTGACCGGTCTCCTGGGCGACTACGCCGCCACGGCCGGCATGGAGACCTTCACAGCGTCGAAGAGCGACCGGCACCCGACCGACCTTGCGATGTTGGCCGGCGCGCGTCTGGTGGCGGCATCGGAGACCGAGGAGGGCCGCGCGTGGGCCGAGAGCCGCATCAAGCAGATGACCGGCGGGGACCGGATCACGGCCCGCTTCATGCGCCGGGACTTCTTCACATACACGCCGCAGTTCAAGCTGACGCTGGTGGGGAACCACCGCCCTGCCCTCGCGAACGTCAAACCGGTAGAGCCGTGGGCGCTCGTCGTGCCGGCCGAGCTGGAAACCGTGGCGCAGCAAGTTCTGGCCGAGATCGCCGCGGCGGCGGTTTCGGACGTGAACCCCTTCAGCGGGACGCTTGAGCTGATCGTTGAGCCGGGTCTCACCAGCGCCACCGGCTGGTACCTCATCGGCAATCCCGCCCTGCATGACGGCCTCGCCCATGCGTTCCTCGACGGTCAATCCGCGCCGCGGATCGAGACACGGGCGGGCTGGAACACCCTCGGGATGGAGTTCCGCCTCACCTGGGCCGTGGATGCCAAGTTCATCGGTACCGCGTCGTGGTTCCGCAATCCCGGCGCGTCCGGGTGTCCACGCTGTCGGCCGCGAAACGCGCAAAGGCAAGGGGTGGCACTTCTATGCCTGGCGCGGCGGTCCGAAGTTCTGGATCGATGAGGCCCACTATCCAAGCAGCCGGGAGTTCCTCGCGGCTTACACCGAAGCGACGGCGCTGCCTCGGGCGGCAGCCTACACGGTCCCGAATCTGGTGGACGACTTTCTTTCGAGCCCGGAAATGCCGAAGGGCGAACGGACCCGAACGGACTACCGTCGGTGGGGTCTGCGGCTGGCTGAGGAGTTCAAAGACGACCCGGCCGAGATCTTCGAAGACCCCGGCTCGCGGGGAGAGGTGAACGAGTGGCGCAAGCAGTGGGCGCACTCACCGCGTCAGTATGACTATGCCGGGACCGTCGCCGCCGTGCTCCTGAACTGGGCGGTGGATCAAGGCAAGATCCGGCAGCATCACTGCCAGCGGCTCCGCAAGGTGTACGAGGTGGACCGCGCCGAGATTGTCTGGACGCCGGATCACCGCGAGGCAATCGAGGCCAAGGCCCCTGAATGGATCCGCCGCATTCTGACGGCTGCCTGCGAAACCGGCCTGCGCGTGGCTGACCTCACGAAGCTCGCGTGGAGCCACGTTGAGGCAACGCCGCATGGCCGTCGCATTCGGGTGAGGACCAGCAAGCGCAAGCGGGTGGCATACATTCCCGTCACCGAAGCGATGGGGAAGCTCCTGGACGCTACGCCGCGCGACCGGATGCTGATCCTCCTGAGCGAGCGGGGAAAGCCGCTGACGCCGCACCGCGCCTCGGAGGGGCTGCGCCAGTGGCGGGACAAGGCCGGGCTGACACCGGAGTCCCTGGGCTACGATCTGCGCCTTCAGGACGCGCGCGGTACCGCTGCCACGCGGCTTCTGTCCGCGGGCCTCTCCCTCGCCGAGATCGCCGCTCACATGGGCTGGAGCATCCGACACGCCGCCGCAGTGATCGAGCACTACGCGCGCGTCTCGCCCGATGAAACCGACGCAATCTTGGTCAAGCTCGCGACCGCAAAAGGGTCCGCATCATGAACGAGATTGTAAACGCTCCTGTAAACGGAGCAACCGAGGAGAAGGAGGATAGCTTGCAAGCCATTGAGAATGCTTGGAGGCGGGTACCGGAATCGAACCGGTCTTCACGGATTTGCAATCCGCTGCGTAACCTCTCCGCCAACCCGCCGGAGCCTTGGCCTCATTAGGTTTTCTCTCTGGCGCCGTCAAGGCGGTTTCTCGGTTCCGGCAGTGGTTCCGACATTCGCGCTTCGGTCACGAGTCGTTCCGAGCGTACCTGATCAGCTGAATGTGTTCTGCGGGCCGGCTGAACGGATCCTTGGTAAAGCGCCGATATGGCCCCCTACTTCTACGCATCTCGTCCCCTCAGCTTGATGCTGCCGCCCATAGACATCTTGATACATCACGGCGCTATAGATGTAGATCGCTGCACGACCTTCCGATGCGTCCCGAAGGGCTCTCGCGTCGATGAACAGCTCAGAACACAGAATCTTTCCGCCCGAGCCGACCGCACCATCTCCCGCATCTTCTTCTCGTTCCGGCAAGTCGAAGCGAGGAACAGGGTCACCAACCGCCGTCACCCTGTGCTGAGCGCAAGGTATGGCTTTAACGGCAGGCGTGGAACCGGTGTTCAGCCAAGACTGAATGAGGGTTATCCCCTGCGTCCCTGGATTGCACTCAACCGGTCCAGGCACGAGATAGGCACGATTTGACATCAGGGTTGCCCGTGCGACCTCGGTAGCCTTCTCCGCTTCCCGAAACGTATCTCTTGCGATATCAAGGCTGCGCCTCGTGTAGAGCAGCGTGTAGGCCACTGTGCCAAGCGTGACAAGCCCGAGCCCCAGTGACCCAACCGCGGCCCAGAACATCGCCTTGGCCCAAAAAGCCATAGCCTCCTGCGCGGCGAGATCCCTCAACGCGATTTCTGCTGCATCTGCAGACCCGTTCGTGGCGAATAAGCGCGCCACGGCATCAAGAAATTCCATCACTACTCGTCCGCCATTGCAACTGCTCGGGAGAACATAATCGGTGAAATTATGCTATGATGGAAGTAGCTTAAGCGTTCCCGTCGCAACGCAGACGACGCTTCCGTCTCAAGCTTGACGCGAGAGAGTGCACAGCCCCGCTACAAGCCGCACGCCGCATGAATACCGACAGAAGCGCTCTCCCCTCTGCTATAAGTTCCGCGCCCAACCAAGGCGGAACTTCCTCGGCGTTCTGCCGAAGGAAGCCTGCCCGCGACCGTCAATTCTCTGGCCAGTGCCAGCCCCGGCCATCCGTCCAGTAAAAGGTCGGCGCATGGATGCTCACGCCTTCCGCAGCCATGAACTGGCGCGAAGCCTCCTCCGGCGGCTCGAGCATGATCGCCGCGTCGGCAGTCAGGGCGCACCTCGAGCACCGCAACCGCCTCACAAGGTCGCCAGATAGGTGATCCGCGCGAGGTGGGCCTCGCGGTCGAAGTCCTGCTCGACGGCACTCTGAAGGTATCACCGCACGGTGGGATCAGCGCGGCGAATGCCTTCGATTTGGTCGACATGAGGCGCTGATGAAGCGCGACCTTCCAGCCTATGTCTACGTCCGGAAGGGCGGTCTGCTGTACTTCGAGCGGCGCGGGCAGAAGTCCCAGCGGATCAAGTCCACGTTGGGCACGCCTGCCGTCGCACTCGAATACGTCAAGCTGCTGAACGGCGCGCTCACACCGGAGCCGACACGACGGAGCTTCCGTGCGCTGCTCAAGTCCTACCGGGCCGGCAACCGGTTCCGGAAGCTCGCACCCCGCACCTGCGACGACTATGACAAGGTCCTCGCATGGGGTGTCGAGAAGCTCGGCCACCTGCCTGCAGACAAAATGCAGAGGAAGGACGTGATCCGCGCCCGGGACGTGAAGGGAGCGCGGCCCTTAAGGGAAAGCAGTCGCGAGTTTCCGCGCGGGGCAAGGAACGGTCGGCCTTTGGAGCGCGGAGGACGGTCTGCCCTTGCGGGCCCTGTGCGGGCGTTCGAGCCGGCCCTCGCGCGGGCCTTCGCGCTTGCATCCGGCGCGAAGGCCGCTATAAGGCCCCATCCTTCCGCTCTCATGCGAACCGGCGCAGACTCTCGTGGACGGGCCGCGGAAGGATTGGCCCGACCTATGAAATGCGCCCGACAGATTGGAGCCCGCATGTCTCTCTATGAGCATGTCTTCATCGCGCGTCAGGACCTGTCCAACGCGCAGGCCGAAGGCCTCATCGAACATTTCTCGACGGTCCTCGCGGACAACGGCGGCAAGGTCGTCGACCGCGAATACTGGGGCGTCAAGACGATGGCCTACAAGATCAACAAGAACCGCAAGGGCCACTATGCCTTCCTGAAGTCGGATGCCCCCTCGGCCGCCGTGCAGGAGATGGAACGCCTGATGCGGCTTCATGACGACGTGATGCGCGTGCTGACCATCAAGGTCGACAAGCATGCCGAAGGCCCCTCGATCCAGATGCAGAAGCGCGACGAGCGTGAGCGCGGCGACCGGGGCGACCGTTCCGACCGCGGCGATCGCGGCGACCGTGGCGGCTTCCGTCGCTGATCGAGCAGAGGAGAATTCCCATGGCCAACAAACCCTTCTTCCGTCGCCGCAAGGTCTGCCCCTTCTCGGGCGACAATGCTCCCGCGATCGACTACAAGGACACCCGTCTTCTGCAGCGCTACATCTCCGAGCGCGGCAAGATCGTGCCCTCGCGCATCACCGCCGTCTCGGCTAAGAAGCAGCGTGAACTCGCGGCCGCCATCAAGCGCGCCCGTTTCCTCGCCCTGCTCCCCTACGCCGTGAAGTGAGGAGCTGATCCCATGCAAGTCATCCTTCTCCAGCGTGTAGCCAAGCTCGGCCAGATGGGCGAGGTCGTGAACGTCAAGGACGGTTACGCCCGCAACTTCCTGCTGCCGCAGGGCAAGGCGCTGCGCGCCAACGAGTCGAACATCAAGTCGTTCGAGGCCCGCAAGGCCCAGCTCGAAGCGCAGAACCTCGAGACCAAGAAAGAGGCCGCTGCCGTCGCCGAGAAACTCGACGGCCAGAGCTTCGTCGTGATCCGCTCGGCCTCCGACTCCGGCGCGCTCTACGGCTCGGTCACCACCCGTGACGCGGCCGAGGCGGCCACCGAAGCCGGCTTCACCGTCGGCCGTGGCCAGATCGTGCTCGACCGTCCGATCAAGGACCTGGGCCTGCACACCGTCACCGTGACGCTGCACCCGGAAGTCGTGGTCAAGATCACGCTGAACGTCGCGCGGTCGGTCGAGGAAGCCGAACTGCAGGCTTCGGGCAAGTCGATCCAGGAGCTCGCCGCCGAGGCGGAAGCCGCGGCCGACTTCGAGATCGCCGAGCTCTTCGACGAGATCGGCGCGGCTTCGCAAGAAGACTGAACGATCTTCACCGATCAGGGAAAAGCCGCGCCTCCGGGCGCGGCTTTTTTCGTTGCGCCTTAAGGCCGCGGCCGCCCCGATCTTCCGACCGCCCGGCACCCTCGCCCGACCCGACACTCGGAGAGGAGAAGGCCATTCTCGCCTGACCTGAGCCTCGGAAAAGAAAGCGTCTGCCTCGCCTAACCTGACCCCCCGGAAAAGAAACGCCGTCCTCGTCTGACCTGACCCTCGGACAGAAAAGGGCCGTCCGCGCCGGAGCCGACCCTCGGAAAAGAAAAGGCCGCCCCCGAAGGAGCGGCCCCCCCGTCGCCATGGGCGACGGATCACATCTCGTCGAGCGCCTCGATGGCCTTCTGGAGGTCGTCTTTGCCGACTTCCTTCTCGGTCACCGTCGCGCCTTCGAGGATCAGGTCCACGACCTTGTCCTCGAAGATCGGCGCGCGGAGCTGCTGCTGGATCTGCGGGTTCTTCTGCACGAACTCGAAGTAGGCGCGCTCCTGACCCGGATACTGGCGGGCCTGAGCGAGGACCGCCTGGGTCATTTCGGCGTCGGTCACCGTCACCTCGGCCTTGCGGCCGATCTCGGCCAGCAGCAGCCCGAGGCGCACGCGACGTTCGGCCAGCGCCTTGTGCTCGTCGGTGGGTTCGATGTTGCCGTGGTTGTGGCCGTGCTCTTCCGGGTGCTCTTCGTGCCAGAGCTGGTGCGCAATCTGATGCGCCTCGGCCTCGACGAGTTTCGACGGCAGCTCGAAGCTCACCATCTGGTCGAGCTGGTCGAGCAGCGCCCGCTTCAGCACGGCGCGCGAGGCACCCTTGTATTCAGCCTCGAGCCGCTCGGAGATCTGGGACTTGAGAGCGGCCAGATCCTCGGCGCCGTATTTCTTGGCCAGCTCGTCGTCGAGCTCGGCGGCCTTCGGCGCCTTCACGGCCTTCACGGTGCAGGCGAATTCGGCTTCCTTGCCCGCGAGATGCTTCGCGCCATATTCGGCCGGGAAGCTGACCTTCACCGTCACCTCGTCATCGACCTTCGTGCCGACGAGCTGCTCTTCGAAGCCCGGGATGAACGAGCCCGAGCCCAGCACCAGCGGGTAATCCTCGGCCGAGCCGCCCTCGAACAGTTCGCCGTCGACCGAGCCCTTGAAGTCGATCACGACCTGATCGCCGTCCTTGGCCTTCGAACCCTTGCGGCGGTCCTCGAAGTTCTGCGCCGACTCGGCGAGGTTCTTCAGGGCTTCCTCGATGGCGGCCTCATCGGCCTTCACCACCAGCCGCTCGAGCGAGACTTTCGAGGTCTCGATCTCGGGGATCTCCGGCAGGGCCTCGTATTTCATCTCGACGACGACGTCGGTGCCTTCCTTCCAGGTCTCGCCATCGACCATGCGCACTTCCGGCTGCATCGCCGGACGGTCGCCCGAGGTCTCGAGATGATCGCGCATGGCGCCGTCGATGGCGTCCTGCATCGCATCGCCGAGAAGACGCGGGCCGAACTGCTTTTTCAGCATGGCGAGCGGCACCTTGCCCTTGCGGAAGCCCTTCATCTCGATGTCGGGCTGCGCCTCGACGAGCTTTTCCTGGACCTTGGCGTCCAGTTCGGCAGCGGTCACCGTGATGGTGTACGCGCGCTTCAGACCTTCCTTTTGGGTCTCGGTGACCTGCATGTCTCTCCGTCCTCTTTGTTCCTCTGGTGCGGGTGAAGGGACTCGAACCCCCACGCCTTGCGGCGACAGGACCTAAACCTGTTGCGTCTACCAGTTCCGCCACACCCGCCTTCGGGGCCGCGCGTGAGCACGCCCCGAAAATCCGCGCCCTTCTAGCAAAGGGA contains:
- a CDS encoding methionine ABC transporter ATP-binding protein; translated protein: MRDEQATGAAITFDRVEKSFAQKGGAPVMALSDCTLTVEPGAITGIIGRSGAGKSTLLRMVNGLERPTGGRVLVGGRDVGAADGAELREIRREVGMIFQHFNLLASRTVFGNVALPLEIAGRPSSEIRTRVADLIARVGLEALADRYPAELSGGQKQRVGIARALATGPKVLLSDEATSALDPETTQTVLRLLADINRDLGLTILLITHEMGVVRDIATHMAVIDGGRIVEAGPTYDIFVRPEHPTTRSFLSGVTGVTLPAFVASRLRPAPPEGPSQEVIRITFAGRHATDPMLARLTGELGIAVNILAGAIEEIGPHPFGNLLVSVETPRGAEARAYLERHQLLTEVLGYVG
- a CDS encoding methionine ABC transporter permease, which encodes MWANLTPLLLEATLQTLYMVAVSGVLGTAFGLPLGVFLATSQRGELLSAPLVNKVLGLVVNATRSVPFIILVVAIIPFTRALAGTSIGTTAAIVPLTVAAIPFIARLVENAIREVDSGLIEAARAMGATPFQIIRKVLIPEALPGIALGLTLALVSLIGYSAMVGAVGGEGLGDLGIRYGYQRFMPEVMAAVVVILVVLVQLVQSVGEGIARAVDRRAPRNRGR
- a CDS encoding MetQ/NlpA family ABC transporter substrate-binding protein → MLRMTTLASALALIAGGALAEEIKVGVSPGEHAEIMEEVAKIAAPKGLEIDVIEFSDYVVPNQALADGDIQANSFQHQPYLDNQVKDRGFDLVPVATTITTPMGLYSSKIESLDDLPEGAQVGIPNDPTNGGRALLVLQDLGQIKLAEGTGLTPSVLDVTENPKGIKFQELDAAQLPRSLADLDAALINTNYALASGLNPKTDAIATEKADSPYVNIIVVRNGDQEQPWVKTLVEAYHSPELKAFIDEKYQGSVITSW
- the nhaC gene encoding Na+/H+ antiporter NhaC → MEQPRLAPPSLPLALVPVVLTLALLALQLFYFGDFTPHIPLVIGLAITGLVGVLRGQKWLDIREGVFHVIHVSMPSLSVLIVVGMIIGVWIASGTVPTLIYYGLTLLNPSIFLAAAMILCSVVSLSLGTSWGTVGTVGLALMGIGAGFGIPPYWTAGAVVSGAFFGDKISPLSDTTNLAPAVTGVNIFDHIRNMLPTTVPAMLIALTAYLVAGYALIEPHEASFGAIERITQELDARFELGLIPLLPALVVVVLALMRQPPLPSLFAGVLVGALIALFLQGAGLHQVFTYAQSGYAIETGVAEIDTLLNSGGIQSMMWTISLMLIALGFGGALERTGCLEAIITAIISRVKTFAAVQSSAIATAFATNMVAGDPYISIALPGRMYSPLYRGMGYSTLNLSRAVEEGGTLMSPLIPWNAGGAFVISALGLGIMSGNIQNLLYIPLAFACWTAPLIGIFYAFTGLFSPRATDDERAGWEKTDEDVMDLEDHALSDSGA
- a CDS encoding phage/plasmid primase, P4 family — encoded protein: MDDPFASLEPLAVAPSGPEGVRAQFDQMEDIPPPRPRQPPPAQEDPVEIEVTEDGVARAFTEKYGGTLRFDHDAGRWYHWQEDHWQADTTSRAFEYCRRLARLASEGAKHSLLSTARKASFAGGVERLARADPAHAVTQEAWDRDPWLVACPGETVDLRTGRSAVPRPEDGITRRVAVAPAAQETCPTWWQFLEDATGADSSVMRFLQQWAGYSLTGITREHTLVFLYGDGGNGKSVFINTLTGLLGDYAATAGMETFTASKSDRHPTDLAMLAGARLVAASETEEGRAWAESRIKQMTGGDRITARFMRRDFFTYTPQFKLTLVGNHRPALANVKPVEPWALVVPAELETVAQQVLAEIAAAAVSDVNPFSGTLELIVEPGLTSATGWYLIGNPALHDGLAHAFLDGQSAPRIETRAGWNTLGMEFRLTWAVDAKFIGTASWFRNPGASGCPRCRPRNAQRQGVALLCLARRSEVLDR
- a CDS encoding tyrosine-type recombinase/integrase; amino-acid sequence: MDDFLSSPEMPKGERTRTDYRRWGLRLAEEFKDDPAEIFEDPGSRGEVNEWRKQWAHSPRQYDYAGTVAAVLLNWAVDQGKIRQHHCQRLRKVYEVDRAEIVWTPDHREAIEAKAPEWIRRILTAACETGLRVADLTKLAWSHVEATPHGRRIRVRTSKRKRVAYIPVTEAMGKLLDATPRDRMLILLSERGKPLTPHRASEGLRQWRDKAGLTPESLGYDLRLQDARGTAATRLLSAGLSLAEIAAHMGWSIRHAAAVIEHYARVSPDETDAILVKLATAKGSAS
- the rpsF gene encoding 30S ribosomal protein S6, with translation MSLYEHVFIARQDLSNAQAEGLIEHFSTVLADNGGKVVDREYWGVKTMAYKINKNRKGHYAFLKSDAPSAAVQEMERLMRLHDDVMRVLTIKVDKHAEGPSIQMQKRDERERGDRGDRSDRGDRGDRGGFRR
- the rpsR gene encoding 30S ribosomal protein S18: MANKPFFRRRKVCPFSGDNAPAIDYKDTRLLQRYISERGKIVPSRITAVSAKKQRELAAAIKRARFLALLPYAVK
- the rplI gene encoding 50S ribosomal protein L9 yields the protein MQVILLQRVAKLGQMGEVVNVKDGYARNFLLPQGKALRANESNIKSFEARKAQLEAQNLETKKEAAAVAEKLDGQSFVVIRSASDSGALYGSVTTRDAAEAATEAGFTVGRGQIVLDRPIKDLGLHTVTVTLHPEVVVKITLNVARSVEEAELQASGKSIQELAAEAEAAADFEIAELFDEIGAASQED